From a single Sander vitreus isolate 19-12246 chromosome 2, sanVit1, whole genome shotgun sequence genomic region:
- the LOC144536710 gene encoding N-acetylmuramoyl-L-alanine amidase-like, which produces MTLFGLSFFVLALSHFFTVYSRPTGDHLRNIDSFIRAVQQVEDSNPGLSPLALVRALRRTAGHDDEMTNHFLGALYNLSDAELLETAIFNASSFSFFDKALHHIVTNYGEERGVVLAPDGTTVALTPLLLGIESGLKAKIEGTQAVGLFPLTLGRTLGLSFLSLQDFPPSYRLGPNGCWDSVDRPKLFKLSRPATLATDAVINGGMDGAILGMDLSNLPASEQPQALSEVLKGYYSFDLYEAQGLDAVTRHVSPRRREISRSILEPLDLHSQVMETLALVWKLEKTEWIALDNGVGKAVKDGLQEFVHKYWDCPQIIPRCQWGAKPYQSTPIPLSLPLQFLYVHHTYEPSSPCLSFPNCSRNMRAMQRFHQVDRGWSDIGYSFVVGSDGYVYEGRGWNHLGRHTRGHNAIGYGVSIIGNYTATLPSRHAMDLLRHHLVRCAVDGGRLAANFTIHGHRQVVNYTSCPGYAFYSEIRSWEHFSE; this is translated from the exons GTGACCACCTGCGCAACATAGACAGCTTCATCCGAGCCGTGCAGCAGGTGGAAGACTCAAACCCTGGTCTCTCCCCCCTGGCTCTGGTCCGGGCCCTGCGGAGGACCGCTGGCCACGATGATGAGATGACCAATCATTTCTTGGGTGCCTTGTATAATCTCAGTGATGCTGAGCTGCTAGAGACAGCCATTTTCAATGCCTCATCCTTTAGCTTCTTTGACAAGGCCCTTCACCACATTGTGACAAATTATGGAGAGGAACGAGGGGTGGTTCTTGCTCCAGATGGCACCACGGTAGCCCTTACACCATTACTGCTAGGAATTGAATCAGGACTGAAAGCCAAGATTGAGGGGACGCAAGCTGTTGGGCTCTTCCCTCTCACCTTAGGCAGGACGCTGGGCTTGTCCTTCCTCAGTCTCCAGGACTTCCCGCCATCTTATCGCCTGGGGCCTAATGGGTGCTGGGACAGCGTGGACCGGCCAAAATTATTCAAGCTGTCTCGACCTGCCACACTGGCCACTGATGCTGTTATTAATGGGGGCATGGATGGAGCTATACTGGGCATGGACCTCAGCAACCTACCTGCATCTGAACAACCACAGGCCCTCAGTGAGGTTTTGAAAGGATACTATAGTTTTGATCTGTATGAGGCGCAGGGTCTTGATGCTGTGACCAGACATGTTAGCCCGAGGCGAAGGGAGATCTCTAGGTCCATTCTGGAGCCACTTGATCTTCACAGCCAGGTGATGGAGACACTAGCACTAGTCTGGAAGTTGGAGAAGACAGAATGGATTGCTCTGGACAATGGAGTCGGGAAGGCAGTGAAGGATGGACTACAGGAATTTGTGCACAAGTACTGGG ACTGCCCGCAAATCATCCCTCGTTGTCAGTGGGGGGCAAAACCCTATCAGAGTACACCTATCCCACTGTCTCTGCCCCTCCAATTTCTCTATGTTCACCACACCTATGAGCCATCCTCACCCTGTTTATCCTTCCCAAACTGCTCTCGCAACATGAGAGCCATGCAGCGTTTCCACCAGGTAGATCGTGGTTGGAGCGATATAGGATACAG CTTTGTAGTCGGTTCTGATGGCTACGTCTATGAAGGCAGAGGTTGGAACCACCTTGGCAGACACACCAGGGGGCACAATGCCATTGGGTACGGCGTGTCAATCATTGGTAACTACACTGCCACCCTGCCGTCTCGCCACGCCATGGACCTGCTGCGCCATCATCTAGTCCGATGTGCAGTAGACGGAGGAAGACTGGCTGCCAACTTCACTATCCACGGCCACAGACAGGTGGTGAACTACACCTCCTGCCCTGGATACGCCTTCTATTCAGAAATAAGAAGCTGGGAACACTTCAGTGAATGA